In Miscanthus floridulus cultivar M001 chromosome 5, ASM1932011v1, whole genome shotgun sequence, one genomic interval encodes:
- the LOC136453668 gene encoding H/ACA ribonucleoprotein complex subunit cbf5-like: MAGIHQQRIEERFGWFFSFDEDSERKKQLEEVEEDEDTAGSSQVKKRTPKKKKTSKKKKTPKKKKTLAKKEKKAAAALETSVVHSLKDFLNNMEA, encoded by the exons ATGGCTGGGATCCATCAGCAGCGAATCGAAGAACGTTTTGGTTGGTTTTTCTCCTTCGACGAGGATTCTGAGAG AAAAAAGCAACTAGAAGAagtagaagaagatgaggacactGCTGGATCATCACAAGTCAAGAAGAGGACACCTAAGAAGAAGAAAACatctaagaagaagaaaacacctaagaagaagaagaccctagcaaaaaaggagaagaaggcggcggcggctctaGAAACTAGTGTTGTTCATAGCCTCAAGGACTTTTTAAACAACATGGAAGCTTAA